From Candidatus Margulisiibacteriota bacterium, the proteins below share one genomic window:
- the hisD gene encoding histidinol dehydrogenase — MLKIYTKNIEEKLRQIASRGELDWQRPEIQTVAEIIKNVRYGGDRVVLKYTQKLDGVRLKNLRVDPLEIELARGQLDKNLLKALRLAIKNIADYHLKQVPRSWLSKTGQKSRVGLRYSPVSAAGVYVPGGRAVYPSSLLMNVIPAKLAGVPRICVVTPPDKNGAAHPALLAAACELGLDEVYLCGGAQAVAALAYGTESIARVDLIAGPGNIYVTLAKKLLYGVVGFDKLAGPSDCLILADKTADPEFVAADLLAQSEHDPQASALLITDSLALAKAAAAAASRQVKKMPRRKIIEQALSNYGGIFVISNRADFVRLADLAAPEHLQLMLKGAADVAEQVNNAGAIFIGAYSPVALGDYFAGPNHVLPTGGTARFA; from the coding sequence ATGCTGAAAATTTACACTAAAAATATTGAAGAAAAACTGCGGCAGATCGCCAGCCGCGGCGAATTGGACTGGCAGCGTCCAGAAATTCAGACCGTCGCGGAGATCATTAAAAATGTCCGGTACGGCGGTGACCGCGTTGTTTTAAAATACACGCAAAAGCTGGACGGCGTGCGTTTGAAAAATCTGCGCGTGGATCCGCTGGAAATAGAGCTGGCGCGCGGGCAATTGGACAAAAATTTATTAAAAGCGCTGCGGCTGGCGATCAAAAATATTGCCGACTATCATTTGAAACAGGTACCGCGTTCGTGGCTGAGCAAGACCGGCCAAAAATCACGCGTCGGCCTGCGTTATTCGCCGGTGTCCGCCGCTGGAGTGTATGTGCCGGGCGGCCGGGCTGTTTATCCGTCATCGCTGCTGATGAATGTTATTCCCGCTAAACTGGCCGGTGTGCCGCGCATCTGCGTTGTGACGCCGCCGGATAAGAACGGCGCCGCGCATCCCGCGCTGCTGGCCGCGGCCTGCGAGCTGGGACTTGACGAGGTCTATCTATGCGGCGGCGCGCAGGCAGTCGCGGCGCTGGCTTACGGCACGGAGAGTATCGCGCGCGTGGATCTGATCGCTGGCCCGGGCAATATTTACGTGACGCTGGCCAAAAAACTGCTGTACGGCGTGGTCGGTTTTGATAAACTGGCCGGCCCTTCGGATTGTTTGATCCTGGCCGATAAAACCGCTGATCCGGAGTTTGTCGCCGCCGATTTGCTGGCGCAGTCCGAGCATGATCCGCAGGCTTCAGCATTGCTGATTACGGACAGTTTGGCTTTGGCTAAAGCGGCGGCCGCGGCGGCAAGCAGGCAGGTCAAGAAAATGCCGCGCCGTAAAATTATTGAGCAGGCTCTGAGTAACTACGGCGGAATTTTTGTGATTTCAAACCGCGCGGATTTTGTGCGTTTGGCTGATCTGGCGGCGCCGGAACATTTGCAGCTAATGCTCAAAGGCGCGGCGGATGTGGCCGAACAGGTCAACAATGCCGGCGCGATTTTTATTGGCGCCTATTCTCCAGTGGCTCTGGGCGATTATTTTGCCGGCCCCAATCACGTGCTGCCAACCGGCGGGACGGCGCGTTTTGC